A DNA window from Theobroma cacao cultivar B97-61/B2 chromosome 5, Criollo_cocoa_genome_V2, whole genome shotgun sequence contains the following coding sequences:
- the LOC18598907 gene encoding putative calcium-transporting ATPase 11, plasma membrane-type: PYPFFPTNQEKIRVALIVQKAALQFIDAAGPPEYKLTNEVREANFGIEPDELASIVHGHDIKRLKLHGGVEGIARKITVSPDEGVCSDNISTRQKIYGLNCYTEKPPRTFWMFVWDALQDLTLIILMVCAVISIGVGLATEGWPKGMYDGSGILLTLILVVSVTAISDYRQSLQFRELDREKKKIYVQVTRDGRRQQVSIYDLVIGDVVHLGIGDQVPADGLFISGYSLQIDESSLSGEIDPVDIYEQHPFLLSGTKVRDGSGKMLVTAVGMRTEWGKLMETLNEGGEDETPLQVKLNGVATIIGKIGLTFAVLTFVVLTVRFLVEKALQNEFTNWSSTDALTLLNYFAIAVTIIVVAVPEGLPLAVTLSLAFAMKQLMDERALVRHLSACETMGSASCICTDKTGTLTTNHMVVNKIWICEKIKDISGNESKNFDELEISEGVFSILLCAIFLNTCAEVVKDEKGKNSILGTPTETALLEFGLLLGGDYDAQRRQVKILKVKPFNSDRKKMSVLVALPEGGIRAFCKGAAEIVLSMCDKVADYSGELVPLSEERVRNITDVINGFASEALRTLCLAFKDVDDTYPENSIPEGDYTLIAVVGIKDPVRPGVKEAVQTCLAAGITVHMVTGDNIYTAKAIAKECGILTVDENAIEGPEFSRKSLDEMRDIIPNIQVMARSKPMDKLNLVNQLRNMFGEVVAVTGDGTNDAPALHQSDIGLAMGIAGTEVAKENADVIVMDDNFATIVNVAKWGRAVYINIQKFVQFQLTVNVVALVINFVSACISGSAPLTAVQLLWVNMIMDTLGALALATEPPNDALMKRPPVPRGASFITKPMWRNIIGQSIYQLIVLGVLKFDGKQLLRLTGSDATSVLNTVIFNSFVFCQVFNEINSREIKKINIFRGMFDSWIFIAVMVSTIAFQVVIVEYLGTFASTVPLSWQLWVVCILIGSVSLIVAVILKCIPVERAVVEPKHPDGYDALPSGPGLA, translated from the exons CCCTATCCATTTTTCCCCACAAACCAGGAGAAAATTCGAGTCGCTCTTATTGTTCAGAAAGCAGCTTTGCAGTTTATTGATG CTGCTGGTCCACCTGAATACAAGCTTACCAATGAGGTTAGAGAAGCAAATTTTGGAATTGAACCAGATGAACTTGCTTCAATTGTTCATGGTCATGATATTAAGCGCTTGAAGTTGCATGGTGGTGTTGAAGGGATTGCAAGGAAAATCACTGTCTCCCCTGATGAAGGTGTCTGCTCAGACAACATATCTACTAGGCAAAAGATATATGGCTTAAACTGTTACACAGAGAAACCTCCAAGAACATTTTGGATGTTTGTGTGGGATGCACTGCAAGACTTGACGCTGATTATCCTTATGGTTTGTGCTGTGATATCTATAGGTGTAGGACTTGCCACAGAAGGGTGGCCAAAGGGCATGTATGATGGATCAGGAATTCTACTTACTCTAATCTTGGTGGTATCGGTTACTGCTATTAGTGACTACAGGCAGTCCTTGCAATTTAGAGAACTTGAcagggagaaaaaaaagatttatgtTCAAGTTACAAGAGATGGGCGTAGACAGCAAGTTTCTATTTATGACTTGGTAATTGGGGATGTTGTTCATTTAGGTATTGGAGACCAAGTTCCAGCTGATGGGCTGTTCATATCAGGATACAGCTTGCAGATTGATGAGTCAAGTTTGTCGGGGGAGATTGACCCAGTGGACATATATGAACAAcatccttttcttctttcaggAACCAAAGTTAGAGATGGGTCAGGAAAGATGCTGGTTACAGCAGTTGGGATGAGGACTGAATGGGGGAAGTTGATGGAAACTCTGAATGAGGGTGGAGAAGATGAGACCCCACTTCAGGTGAAATTGAATGGTGTTGCTACAATTATTGGTAAAATTGGCTTGACTTTTGCGGTGCTTACATTTGTGGTTTTAACAGTGAGGTTTCTTGTGGAGAAAGCACTCCAAAATGAGTTCACTAACTGGTCTTCAACTGATGCATTGACACTTCTAAACTACTTTGCTATTGCAGTAACTATAATAGTTGTTGCTGTTCCTGAAGGATTACCATTGGCAGTGACTCTGAGCCTGGCCTTTGCAATGAAGCAATTAATGGATGAAAGGGCATTGGTGAGGCATCTCTCTGCATGTGAGACAATGGGTTCCGCAAGTTGCATCTGTACCGATAAGACAGGGACACTAACAACAAACCATATGGTGGTTAATAAGATATGGATAtgtgagaaaattaaagatATTAGTGGTAATGAGAGCAAAAACTTTGATGAGCTGGAGATATCTGAAGGAGTTTTCAGCATCCTTTTGTGTGCTATATTTCTAAATACTTGTGCTGAAGTGGTGAAGGATGAAAAGGGGAAGAACTCCATTTTGGGAACACCAACAGAAACAGCGTTGTTGGAATTTGGGCTGCTTTTGGGTGGTGATTATGATGCCCAACGAAGGCAGGTTAAGATACTTAAGGTTAAGCCTTTCAATTCAGACAGGAAGAAGATGTCTGTGCTGGTGGCTCTTCCAGAAGGTGGGATTCGAGCTTTTTGTAAAGGTGCAGCAGAAATAGTATTAAGTATGTGTGACAAGGTTGCTGATTACAGCGGAGAGCTAGTTCCTTTATCTGAAGAACGAGTAAGAAATATCACAGATGTCATAAATGGCTTTGCCTCTGAAGCCTTAAGAACTCTATGCCTGGCTTTTAAAGATGTAGATGACACTTACCCTGAGAATAGCATACCTGAAGGTGACTATACCTTGATAGCAGTTGTTGGGATCAAGGATCCTGTGCGTCCTGGAGTCAAGGAAGCAGTTCAAACCTGTTTAGCTGCGGGAATTACTGTTCACATGGTCACTGGTGATAATATTTATACAGCAAAAGCGATAGCTAAAGAATGTGGCATCCTAACAGTAGATGAAAATGCCATAGAAGGACCAGAATTTAGTAGAAAGTCTCTTGATGAGATGAGGGACATTATACCAAATATTCAG GTAATGGCACGGTCAAAGCCTATGGATAAGCTCAATTTGGTAAACCAATTGAGAAATATGTTTGGAGAAGTTGTTGCAGTGACTGGTGATGGGACCAACGATGCTCCAGCTTTGCATCAGTCAGACATTGGACTTGCTATGGGTATAGCCGGAACAGAG GTTGCCAAAGAAAATGCTGATGTCATCGTAATGGATGATAATTTTGCTACTATTGTGAATGTAGCTAAATGGGGACGTGCAGTATACATTAACATCCAAAAGTTTGTGCAGTTCCAATTGACAGTTAATGTAGTTGCTCTTGTAATCAATTTTGTTTCCGCATGCATCTCAG GATCTGCCCCCCTCACAGCTGTACAATTGCTTTGGGTTAATATGATCATGGACACTCTTGGGGCATTGGCACTGGCTACAGAACCTCCTAATGATGCATTAATGAAAAGGCCCCCAGTTCCAAGGGGTGCAAGTTTCATCACCAAACCAATGTGGAGAAATATTATTGGTCAGAGTATCTATCAACTGATTGTCCTTGGTGTTCTCAAGTTTGATGGGAAGCAGCTTCTAAGGCTTACAGGTTCAGATGCCACCAGTGTGCTGAATACTGTGATATTCAACTCATTTGTGTTTTGTCAG gtgtttaatgaaattaatagCCGCGAAATAAAGAAGATAAACATATTCCGGGGCATGTTTGACAGCTGGATATTTATAGCGGTCATGGTTTCAACAATAGCATTCCAAGTGGTCATAGTTGAGTACCTTGGAACTTTTGCCAGCACTGTGCCTCTAAGTTGGCAGCTATGGGTAGTTTGCATCTTAATTGGGTCAGTTAGCCTGATTGTTGCTGTTATTCTCAAGTGCATCCCTGTTGAAAGAGCAGTTGTTGAGCCAAAGCACCCTGATGGTTATGATGCACTTCCTAGTGGTCCAGGGCTCGCATGA
- the LOC18598905 gene encoding mitochondrial acidic protein mam33: MTRATQILRKGRKALEDFNLLKVLQSEISHELSSNSFQDIKSGSLGDFVLDWNSAQSHDVVLRRKSESGEEVAVSALLGQETRDSEGKFPREVLMKVCVRKPGLSSMLQFDCGVSEKDVHRSDFNIHSAYYLQSSTIPNSSIYRGPSFSSLDPQLQDAFKEYLLARGIGENLTNFLLLTLHKKEQGQYVNWLQILESFVAKDE; this comes from the exons ATGACGAGGGCGACTCAAATCTTACGCAAAGGCCGGAAAGCTCTGGAGGATTTCAACTTGCTTAAAGTCCTGCAATCTGAAATATCCCACGAACTCTCCTCCAATTCTTTTCag GATATCAAAAGCGGCTCTCTAGGAGATTTTGTACTGGACTGGAATTCAGCGCAGTCACATGATGTTGTTTTGCGGAGAAAAAGTGAGTCTGGTGAAGAGGTTGCTGTTTCAGCCTTGTTGGGCCAGGAGACACGTGATAGCGAGGGTAAATTTCCAAGGGAAGTTTTGATGAAGGTTTGTGTAAGAAAGCCTGGCTTGAGTTCTATGTTGCAGTTTGATTGTGGAGTTTCTGAGAAAGATGTTCATAGATCTGACTTTAACATCCATAGTGCCTATTATCTTCAATCGTCAACCATTCCTAATTCTTCAATCTACCGAGGCCCCTCATTCAG CTCTTTGGACCCTCAATTACAAGATGCATTCAAGGAATATCTTCTAGCCAGGGGAATTGGAGAAAACTTGACCAACTTCCTCCTCCTCACTCTACATAAGAAAGAGCAAGGTCAATATGTGAACTGGTTACAGATTCTTGAATCATTTGTAGCAAAAGACGAGTGA